One part of the Nocardioides zeae genome encodes these proteins:
- a CDS encoding condensation domain-containing protein, with product MCLVEGWGHEARHARVRQLLRERQARNAAHSYPLSATQQGIWLADTLNPGISGYHDVAQVELQGHLDTGRLRRALAAVMRRHEALRARIETDDDVPMQIFDRQIPAIETVDLCGRAADRQERHVDRLVGIAATEPFALDVGPLWRGLLIRLDERRHLLVLVVHHLIGDGESHNLVWRDLLRGYADPLLPAVTGYGDWLRTRVAQEDAAVARAQKVADRAAQSPRRLDLPGCGADDGDRRAHVVPVPVAADDWEAFLARASGGGVTLFSALLGLFGVELAERTGAPVTLAVPLSQRWRQSEGADLAGCMVDLLPTIVEGGSDDIAVGQTAWTQALEGFDVPYREIARLLSSRTGRTDDPVTNVAVEQFNVDMSPRDVAGLRVIPRPRSHLRVRHDLTLTVFHDRTPPQLLVPRSRWDLAMLDEFAMSIADRITRTR from the coding sequence ATGTGCCTCGTCGAAGGGTGGGGTCATGAAGCCCGCCATGCTCGGGTTCGTCAACTGCTGCGCGAAAGACAGGCGCGCAATGCCGCCCATAGCTATCCTCTCTCCGCAACCCAACAGGGCATCTGGCTCGCCGACACCTTGAACCCCGGGATATCGGGCTACCACGACGTCGCCCAGGTCGAGCTGCAAGGGCACCTGGACACGGGACGGCTGCGGCGGGCGCTAGCAGCCGTCATGCGCCGCCACGAGGCGCTGCGGGCCAGGATTGAGACCGACGACGATGTGCCGATGCAGATCTTCGATCGCCAGATTCCCGCGATCGAGACGGTGGACCTCTGCGGACGGGCCGCAGATCGACAGGAACGCCACGTCGACCGGCTGGTGGGTATCGCTGCGACCGAGCCCTTCGCGCTTGACGTGGGGCCGCTATGGCGTGGACTCCTCATCCGCCTGGACGAGCGTCGCCACCTACTCGTGCTGGTGGTGCACCACCTAATCGGTGACGGTGAGTCCCACAACCTGGTCTGGCGCGACCTCCTGCGAGGCTACGCCGACCCGCTGCTGCCTGCGGTCACAGGCTACGGCGACTGGTTGCGCACTCGTGTTGCCCAGGAGGATGCGGCCGTTGCGCGCGCCCAGAAGGTCGCGGATCGAGCGGCACAGTCTCCGCGCCGGCTCGATCTGCCGGGCTGTGGCGCCGACGACGGCGACCGGCGTGCGCATGTCGTGCCGGTGCCCGTCGCCGCCGATGACTGGGAGGCGTTCTTGGCCCGCGCATCGGGCGGCGGGGTCACGCTGTTCTCAGCGCTGCTCGGCCTTTTCGGCGTCGAGCTTGCCGAACGCACCGGCGCCCCGGTCACTCTCGCGGTGCCGCTATCCCAACGGTGGCGGCAGTCCGAGGGCGCCGATCTCGCCGGCTGCATGGTCGACCTGCTCCCGACCATCGTTGAGGGCGGGTCGGACGACATCGCAGTCGGCCAAACGGCCTGGACCCAGGCCCTCGAAGGGTTCGACGTTCCGTACCGCGAGATAGCGCGGTTGCTCTCCTCAAGAACGGGCCGCACTGACGACCCGGTTACGAACGTGGCCGTCGAGCAGTTCAACGTTGACATGTCGCCACGAGACGTCGCGGGGCTGCGGGTCATCCCGCGCCCCCGCAGCCACCTGCGCGTGCGGCACGACCTCACTCTGACTGTGTTCCACGACCGGACGCCGCCCCAACTCCTCGTTCCGCGGTCCCGGTGGGATTTGGCCATGCTCGATGAGTTCGCAATGAGCATCGCAGACCGCATTACCCGAACTCGCTAG